The following are from one region of the Halalkalicoccus subterraneus genome:
- a CDS encoding trehalase family glycosidase, producing the protein MPSHALYPHLDGPLFEMAQHQRVFPDSKTLVDCVPATDPDEIAELFEGDQTDLERFITEHFVLPEDPVTGVDSSAVSMEWYIDGLWEHLIRDPIETREGETIIDLPHRSVIPGGRFREPYYWDSYFIAEGLAVTDRLDLIDGIAANFASMVERFGCIPNGGRIYYASRSNPPLYHRILDLLAQQRSPEAVFEYLPALEREYEFWMDGEDDVDAGESHRRVVGLDGGVLNRYWDDEAHPRVESYHEDVELAERSDRDPQQLYRDVRAACESGWDFSSRWLAGERLETIRTTELVPVDLNALLYGTERSLAGWHDQLGDEERAASYAERAARRRALVDQYCWDPEAGMYFDYVRTEGERSESRTLATAAPLFTGMASEEQAAAVAGTLESAFLRPGGLVTSLTESGQQWDAPNGWAPLQWLAVVGLAGYGHDELATEIGGRWLDLNRSVFDETGQMLEKYDVAGGGGLGSGGEYPLQYGFGWTNGVALALPNLFY; encoded by the coding sequence ATGCCATCTCATGCCCTTTATCCTCACCTCGACGGACCCCTCTTCGAGATGGCCCAGCACCAGCGCGTCTTTCCCGACTCGAAGACGCTGGTCGACTGCGTGCCCGCCACCGATCCCGACGAGATAGCCGAGCTGTTCGAGGGAGATCAAACGGACTTGGAGCGCTTCATCACCGAGCACTTCGTCCTCCCTGAGGATCCCGTCACGGGAGTCGACTCCTCGGCGGTGTCGATGGAGTGGTACATCGACGGGCTCTGGGAGCACCTGATCCGCGACCCGATCGAGACCCGCGAGGGCGAGACGATCATCGACCTCCCACACCGAAGCGTCATCCCGGGCGGGCGCTTTCGCGAGCCGTACTACTGGGACAGCTACTTCATCGCCGAGGGGCTCGCGGTCACCGACCGGCTCGACCTGATCGACGGGATCGCGGCGAACTTCGCGTCGATGGTCGAGCGCTTCGGCTGCATCCCCAACGGGGGGCGGATCTACTACGCCAGCCGGTCGAACCCGCCGCTGTACCACCGGATCCTCGACTTGCTCGCCCAGCAACGGAGTCCCGAGGCGGTCTTCGAGTACCTCCCGGCGCTCGAACGCGAGTACGAGTTCTGGATGGACGGCGAGGACGACGTCGACGCGGGCGAGTCACACCGCCGGGTCGTCGGCCTCGACGGGGGCGTTTTGAACCGCTACTGGGACGACGAGGCCCATCCCCGCGTCGAGTCCTACCACGAGGACGTCGAACTGGCCGAGCGGAGCGACCGGGATCCCCAGCAGCTCTACCGGGACGTGCGGGCGGCCTGCGAGTCGGGCTGGGACTTCTCCAGCCGCTGGCTCGCGGGTGAGAGGCTGGAGACGATCCGGACGACGGAGCTCGTTCCGGTCGACCTCAACGCCCTCCTCTACGGTACCGAGCGCTCGCTTGCGGGCTGGCACGACCAGCTCGGCGACGAGGAGCGCGCGGCGAGCTACGCCGAGCGCGCCGCCCGGCGCCGGGCGCTGGTCGATCAATACTGTTGGGACCCCGAGGCGGGCATGTACTTCGATTACGTCCGGACGGAAGGAGAGCGCTCGGAGTCCCGAACGTTGGCGACTGCGGCGCCGCTGTTTACCGGCATGGCGAGCGAGGAGCAGGCGGCGGCGGTCGCAGGAACGCTCGAATCGGCGTTCCTCCGGCCGGGCGGGCTCGTGACCTCCCTCACCGAGTCGGGCCAGCAGTGGGACGCTCCGAACGGCTGGGCGCCGCTACAGTGGCTCGCGGTCGTCGGCCTCGCGGGCTATGGACACGACGAACTCGCGACGGAGATCGGCGGGCGGTGGCTCGACCTCAACAGGAGCGTCTTCGACGAGACGGGCCAAATGCTCGAGAAATACGACGTCGCCGGTGGCGGCGGGTTGGGCAGCGGCGGGGAGTACCCCCTGCAGTACGGCTTCGGCTGGACCAACGGCGTCGCGCTCGCCCTGCCGAACCTGTTTTACTGA
- a CDS encoding ABC transporter permease, with translation METRRRLVRLASILAVPILWLAVTRLGIVGGLPTPTAVAGSFVEEFYRPDFWLSVARSTVRVLVSFVVAAAVAIPIGLLIGRYTVFADLTFPAFEMLRPIPPIAWIPFTILVLPASELSIMFITFLGAFFPILLNTIQGARGVEVEFSRAAQSLGASSFQTFRHVIYPSALPAIHAGMIVGMGLAWVNLIAGEMVAGGTGLGFLTWSAYTSGSYPTIIVGIITIGVLGAISSWLVRLFANWQIGWREVESA, from the coding sequence GCGCAGACGCCTCGTCCGACTGGCGTCGATCCTCGCGGTCCCGATCCTCTGGCTCGCCGTCACTCGGCTGGGTATCGTCGGGGGGCTTCCGACGCCGACGGCGGTCGCGGGCTCGTTCGTCGAGGAGTTCTACCGGCCGGACTTCTGGCTCTCGGTGGCTCGCAGCACGGTCCGCGTACTGGTCTCCTTCGTCGTCGCGGCGGCCGTCGCGATCCCGATCGGGCTGCTCATCGGGCGGTATACCGTCTTCGCCGACCTCACCTTCCCCGCCTTCGAGATGCTGCGGCCGATCCCGCCGATCGCGTGGATCCCCTTTACGATCCTCGTGTTGCCGGCCTCGGAGCTCTCGATCATGTTCATCACGTTCCTGGGTGCCTTCTTCCCGATCCTGCTGAACACGATCCAGGGCGCCCGCGGCGTCGAGGTCGAGTTCTCGCGGGCCGCCCAGTCGCTCGGAGCGAGTTCGTTCCAGACCTTCAGACACGTGATCTACCCGAGCGCGCTGCCCGCGATCCACGCCGGCATGATCGTCGGCATGGGCCTTGCGTGGGTCAACCTCATTGCCGGCGAGATGGTCGCCGGCGGTACCGGGCTGGGCTTCCTGACCTGGTCGGCCTACACCAGCGGGTCCTATCCCACTATCATCGTCGGGATCATCACCATCGGCGTGCTGGGGGCGATCTCCTCGTGGCTCGTCCGGCTCTTCGCCAACTGGCAGATCGGCTGGCGGGAGGTCGAGTCCGCGTGA